A stretch of Acidobacteriota bacterium DNA encodes these proteins:
- a CDS encoding CHAT domain-containing protein, translated as MDAETLAALIDGRLEPRERAAVEAHLAECADCYEVWMDGVQLSATLGTPAPVQAPRPVGFSARAARAGAVAAAVALLALTAYTFWPRGQRPEIASLVVAVATARPIEARLSGGFAWGPVPSVTRSGAQAQPASAVQIAAGELQQKLERSRTAKTLAAFASGQAVLASPQSLDEAIRALKEATALAPSNGSYWSDLAAVHFARYQLSGDPLDLPESQEAVELALVQAPDLAEARFNRALILERLGLLEEALQAWRVYLAVDSSSPWAAEASKHIEALARRADKVSDAPGPSAIRDKLFDSVMPSWAAAPDSKARTTALAEANDIVASLATYPDALAREVVRTVTGASPTAVDRLRAGHTAYARARKYYLANRYGDAAKEFSVASQALSAADSPLAHAANTSIAVAQYLSGRVAEAEYRLKIIRGQLQDRGYPSLLGKVDWMLGVIALIGGDYRSSESYYEQAAGFFEGVGEIDNWAFMQVLLGERFDRAGDVTRAWEKRIQALPITRRSGALLEAARAARASGFIRTALMLETGAADRARSASKPLDLADALRQLAMSLAVAGRHDESRSRLREAASILASDDPSWNRMRAEVDLAIAWSTDAAHFQEGLEASKRSLQYFFNADAVGRLPEVHLAKARLLQMSGDVQAARIELDRGIALLDEQLETVTEPQLRATFQNLLARFGDETILLEVKAGRYDRAWEAAEQSRAWRANTASQRTAARLQITEVQGQLPPRAATLYFAVADEETFVWVLRKTTLSFASIRISRTEVGRLVEAFTISTGSESVGRELWHRLMEPVSSSLDGVDDLVVVPDGPLHLLPFAALPGGHSRFLIEEHSVLVAPNVAVALRRRTAIRRAETVLAIGNPDNARTAYPFLPDLPGANLEARMVADAFGAESQLLTGSEATAERVMPALANARVIHFASHALVNRVEPGQSALVLAGDSTITADEIAATSLVGTQLVVLAACESAKGRLTRSGPLGLANAFLRAGAHLVVAGYLAVDDRASLELFRRFYGHFRETENPAAALRRAQLALLRSGDPALNQPKHWATLGAFGEINYDATR; from the coding sequence GTGGACGCCGAGACGCTGGCCGCCCTCATCGACGGCCGACTGGAGCCGCGCGAGCGCGCGGCGGTCGAGGCGCATCTGGCCGAGTGCGCGGACTGCTACGAGGTGTGGATGGACGGGGTTCAGCTGAGTGCAACACTGGGGACTCCCGCCCCCGTTCAAGCGCCTCGTCCGGTAGGGTTTTCTGCCCGGGCGGCAAGGGCAGGAGCCGTAGCCGCAGCCGTGGCGTTGTTGGCCTTGACGGCATACACCTTTTGGCCAAGGGGACAACGCCCCGAAATAGCATCGCTCGTTGTCGCAGTCGCGACAGCTCGTCCGATTGAAGCTCGGCTCAGCGGCGGCTTTGCCTGGGGACCGGTGCCATCGGTCACACGCTCGGGCGCCCAAGCTCAGCCTGCCTCTGCTGTACAGATTGCTGCGGGCGAGTTGCAGCAAAAACTGGAGCGGAGTCGGACAGCGAAGACCCTGGCGGCCTTCGCTAGCGGGCAAGCGGTGCTGGCTTCGCCGCAATCGCTCGATGAGGCCATCCGGGCTCTCAAAGAAGCTACGGCTCTTGCGCCAAGCAACGGATCGTATTGGTCGGACCTCGCCGCAGTGCACTTCGCCCGCTATCAATTGTCTGGGGACCCGCTCGATCTGCCTGAATCGCAGGAAGCGGTTGAATTGGCCCTCGTTCAAGCACCTGATCTGGCCGAAGCAAGATTCAATCGTGCGCTGATCCTTGAGCGGTTGGGCCTGCTCGAAGAGGCGCTCCAGGCGTGGCGCGTTTACCTTGCCGTGGATAGTAGTTCTCCGTGGGCGGCCGAGGCGTCCAAGCACATAGAGGCACTTGCGCGAAGAGCCGACAAGGTGAGTGATGCCCCCGGCCCCTCGGCCATTCGCGACAAGCTCTTCGACAGCGTCATGCCAAGTTGGGCTGCGGCTCCCGACTCCAAGGCCAGGACGACGGCACTCGCTGAGGCGAATGACATTGTGGCTTCCCTGGCAACATACCCAGACGCCCTCGCCAGGGAGGTTGTTCGAACAGTGACTGGCGCTTCGCCCACGGCGGTCGATCGGCTTCGAGCGGGACACACCGCTTACGCGAGAGCCAGGAAATACTACCTTGCGAACCGGTATGGCGACGCGGCTAAGGAGTTCAGTGTTGCCTCCCAAGCCCTGAGTGCAGCAGATAGCCCACTTGCCCACGCGGCCAATACGTCGATTGCGGTCGCTCAGTACCTAAGTGGACGCGTGGCGGAGGCGGAGTACCGGCTCAAGATCATCCGAGGTCAGCTTCAAGATCGCGGCTATCCCAGCCTGCTGGGCAAAGTGGACTGGATGCTTGGAGTCATCGCACTGATTGGGGGCGACTACCGCAGTTCCGAGTCGTACTACGAGCAAGCCGCTGGGTTTTTCGAGGGGGTCGGCGAAATCGACAATTGGGCGTTCATGCAAGTGTTGCTGGGCGAGCGCTTCGATCGAGCGGGTGACGTAACTCGAGCCTGGGAAAAGCGGATACAGGCCCTCCCAATTACGCGTCGGAGTGGCGCACTTCTTGAGGCGGCGCGAGCTGCCCGCGCGTCAGGCTTCATCAGGACCGCGTTGATGCTGGAGACCGGGGCCGCCGACCGAGCCCGCTCTGCGAGCAAGCCTCTGGACTTGGCGGATGCACTCCGGCAACTGGCCATGAGCTTGGCCGTGGCCGGACGCCACGATGAGTCTCGAAGCCGGTTGCGGGAAGCGGCTTCGATTCTTGCGTCCGACGATCCGAGTTGGAATCGGATGAGAGCGGAGGTTGACCTCGCGATCGCGTGGTCCACCGATGCGGCCCATTTTCAGGAGGGACTAGAGGCCAGTAAACGTTCACTGCAGTACTTTTTCAACGCGGACGCCGTAGGCCGCCTGCCGGAAGTCCACCTCGCAAAAGCCAGGTTGCTTCAGATGTCGGGCGACGTTCAGGCGGCACGGATCGAACTCGATCGCGGAATCGCCCTGCTCGACGAACAACTGGAGACTGTCACAGAGCCCCAACTGCGCGCGACGTTCCAGAACCTATTGGCACGATTTGGAGACGAGACCATCCTTCTGGAGGTCAAAGCCGGACGCTACGATCGGGCATGGGAGGCGGCTGAGCAATCCCGGGCCTGGCGGGCGAACACTGCCTCTCAACGGACGGCAGCACGGCTGCAAATCACAGAGGTTCAGGGGCAGCTTCCACCCCGAGCGGCTACACTGTATTTCGCGGTTGCGGATGAAGAGACGTTTGTGTGGGTTCTGCGCAAGACCACTCTGAGTTTCGCATCGATCCGCATCTCCCGGACCGAGGTCGGCCGTCTCGTCGAAGCATTCACCATCTCGACCGGTTCGGAATCTGTTGGCCGTGAGCTCTGGCATCGGCTCATGGAGCCTGTCAGCAGTTCGCTTGACGGAGTCGATGATTTGGTCGTGGTACCAGACGGGCCGCTGCACTTGCTTCCATTTGCGGCGCTGCCTGGAGGGCACAGCAGATTTCTAATCGAGGAACACTCGGTATTGGTTGCACCGAACGTCGCAGTGGCACTCCGTCGGCGAACGGCTATTCGCCGAGCCGAAACAGTCTTAGCGATCGGCAACCCAGACAATGCCCGCACGGCATACCCATTCCTGCCTGACCTGCCTGGAGCCAATCTCGAAGCGCGTATGGTCGCGGACGCTTTTGGTGCGGAGAGCCAGCTGCTGACAGGCAGCGAAGCCACAGCTGAACGCGTGATGCCAGCGCTGGCTAACGCACGTGTCATTCATTTCGCGAGCCACGCATTAGTCAACCGTGTTGAGCCAGGCCAGTCGGCGCTCGTGCTGGCGGGTGACTCTACGATCACGGCCGACGAGATCGCCGCCACCAGTCTCGTCGGTACCCAACTCGTTGTGCTGGCGGCCTGTGAGTCGGCGAAGGGCCGCCTCACTCGAAGCGGTCCATTGGGGTTGGCTAATGCATTCTTGAGGGCCGGTGCTCACTTGGTGGTGGCGGGCTATTTGGCTGTCGACGACCGAGCCTCGCTGGAGCTCTTTCGCCGATTCTATGGTCACTTTCGCGAGACGGAGAACCCGGCCGCGGCTCTCAGGCGCGCTCAACTGGCTCTCCTGCGGTCTGGTGATCCAGCACTCAATCAACCCAAGCACTGGGCAACCTTGGGCGCTTTCGGCGAAATCAACTACGACGCAACTC
- a CDS encoding sigma-70 family RNA polymerase sigma factor, translating into MSSASHEIYLAHADLIERALATVCRRNSVFGADAEDFSSTARLHLIEDDYAVLRRFEGRSSLPTYLTVVITRQFQDWRNAKWGKWRPSAEAKRLGPTAVRLETLTVRDRLSLDEAYELLRSKYEVTESRAEVEALAVRFPIRHKRSFVDDTVINTLPTPIPPPDDDVAGREAAVMAHHVSGVLTTEVRKLPAQDRLILKMRFEDDCPIADIARALRLEAKPLYRRIEKVLTALRTSLEAEGITAAAIAGAMADRGFHFLEAGETRNDVRPFDRSGHASALTGGHRE; encoded by the coding sequence ATGTCATCGGCGTCACACGAGATCTATCTTGCCCACGCGGACCTGATTGAGCGTGCCTTAGCGACGGTGTGCCGGCGGAACAGCGTGTTTGGTGCCGACGCCGAAGACTTCTCAAGTACAGCGCGCCTGCATCTGATTGAGGATGACTATGCCGTGCTGAGGCGGTTCGAGGGGCGCAGTTCCCTGCCGACGTACCTGACTGTCGTCATCACCAGACAGTTCCAGGACTGGCGCAACGCCAAGTGGGGCAAGTGGCGGCCATCGGCTGAAGCCAAGCGCCTGGGACCGACCGCGGTGCGTCTAGAGACTCTCACAGTACGAGATCGCCTTTCTCTTGACGAAGCCTACGAACTCCTGCGGTCCAAATATGAAGTCACGGAGTCGCGCGCGGAGGTTGAGGCGCTGGCCGTGCGCTTTCCGATCCGACACAAGCGGTCGTTTGTGGACGATACCGTAATCAACACATTGCCGACGCCCATACCACCCCCTGATGACGATGTCGCTGGCCGGGAAGCGGCGGTCATGGCCCACCATGTGTCAGGTGTGCTGACCACCGAGGTCCGGAAACTCCCGGCTCAGGACCGTCTGATCCTCAAGATGCGGTTCGAAGATGATTGCCCTATTGCCGATATTGCCCGTGCCCTTCGGCTGGAGGCCAAGCCCTTGTATCGCCGCATTGAAAAGGTATTAACCGCACTGCGGACTTCATTGGAGGCCGAAGGCATAACGGCCGCCGCCATTGCGGGTGCTATGGCCGATCGGGGATTCCATTTCCTCGAAGCCGGGGAAACCCGGAACGACGTCCGTCCCTTCGATCGAAGCGGCCACGCGTCGGCCCTGACTGGAGGACACCGTGAGTGA